Proteins encoded by one window of Candidatus Cloacimonadota bacterium:
- a CDS encoding CBS domain-containing protein, whose translation MPEDRLAKVKVRDIDQLIIENPSVIDENSSLIDLLREIIKDTRSRHVYVVNKKNKLIGSVRLNNTIQYMFPATSLLQERENLQISSFMLYSSAKTVKDIMTTNPSYVFEDTLLLEMIRIMIREKVNELPVVDKQHQVIGEVNFLEVIDYYLKNIDL comes from the coding sequence ATGCCGGAAGATAGATTAGCAAAAGTAAAAGTAAGAGATATAGACCAGTTGATCATCGAAAATCCGTCTGTGATAGATGAAAACAGTTCTTTAATAGATTTGCTCAGAGAGATAATCAAAGATACTCGTTCCAGACATGTTTATGTTGTTAATAAAAAAAACAAACTCATAGGATCGGTGAGACTCAATAATACGATCCAGTATATGTTCCCGGCTACTTCGTTGCTGCAGGAAAGAGAAAACCTGCAAATAAGTTCATTTATGTTGTATTCTTCTGCAAAAACAGTTAAGGATATTATGACAACAAATCCCAGTTATGTTTTTGAAGATACTCTGCTTTTGGAAATGATCAGGATTATGATCCGTGAAAAAGTGAATGAATTACCAGTTGTTGATAAACAGCATCAAGTAATCGGAGAAGTGAATTTTCTGGAAGTTATCGATTATTATTTGAAAAACATAGATTTATAA